ATGCCGGTACATCCGGCATCCAAAGAAATATCCACGCTTCTTATATCAACTTTGATACCGCTCCGACACGCATCTTGATTGGAGATGACCGTCATCTAACCCTCTCCGACGGACAGGGCAATCATCTCATCAAAATCGACGGCAGCGATCCGGCAGCAGGAACAAATGACGTTATCCCCATCCTCGTCGAGGGTAATTCCGTCCTCACCCTTGGCGGTACGGTAAATTCCGACAACACGCTGTGGGCAAATGTCACTGTAAACGGCACTACGACAAGCAACGATTCTTCTGCCCTTTCAAGTATTTCAGGCGGTGCTGTCCTGGAGGTCACAAACGGTACAAAGACGGTCAACAGCGTTAAGGCAAACAAGGCAGCTATTGTGCTCCACCGGAGCGGCAGCTTGACAGCGGATGATTTAAGCACGACTGCTGCAGCCGATGGCACAATCACTGCTACAAACGGTTCCCGTATTACCGTCAAAGACGGCGGTACCCTTAAAGCGGAGAAGATCACTCTGACGACAAATTCGGTCATGGATGTAGAAGCCGGCTCCTATGTCCGAGCCAATGAGATCACCGGCTCCGGATTTACACTCAACTATGCGGATGCCGCGCTTGATGCTCTTGGACGCCGCATGGAGACAAAGCTCCAGAACATCCGTGTCACGGGAAAGAGCACTGTCCATGTCGGCAACGAGAACGCGGCCGGCGACCTGCATCTTAAAAAGACGTCTGTGCTCACGGACAGCGACGTCTTGCTCGATCCCGCATGGGTCGATGACAGTCTCAACACATTGGGATACAATCCGCTCGATACCGGCACATATACGCGAGCCTTCTCGCACGCGTCCACCTTCAGCGATACGCTCTCCAAACGTCCCTCTACTGTCCCCGGAGCAGCGGATATTGAAGCCAACGCTCTCGACTATCGCCTCACCGTCGGCCGCCAGTCCATCGCTTCTCTGGGCTCCACCCTGGAAGGCTCGACCTCCATTGAGCGCAATAGGGACGCGATGCGTACATTCCGCGAGAGCCGCTTCGACTGGGGTGAATCGGACGATCACGCCAAGAACGTCACAGCCGCTCTCTACCTGGATCAGCCCGTAAAGCTGACGTATGCGTCATCGACAGATGTTGGAACAAATCCCAACTTCAACGCTGCAGGCACGATTCATCGCACACTCGTCGGCGGCCTGACCGTCGACGGCGACGTGACTTTCACGACCGGAACGAAAGCGACGCCGGGTCATATCGTCTTCGGACAGGATTCTCTGCTCATGCTCAATGCCGCACATATCGGCACCGGCCCTGTGCTCAGCTCGGAGGATGGCCGAATTGACAACACCCCCAGTAATTTCGCAACCATCTCGGTCGATGAAAACGCGCGCCTCTATCTGACGAATATCACGACACGAGGTGTCGGCGTCGACAACGGACAGGTTATCAACCTCATCGGCAATCTGAACGTCGCGAATGGAGAAGGCTGGCTCAATCCGAACAGCGTACGTCAGATTTATACGTATCCGCTCTTCGGCGTGGTATTGGATGATGTCCTGCACAGCGGCACCCCCTCTGCCAACTACCACTATATCAAGGTCTACCGCAAGTCCGTCACGGACGTCCTGCCGGATACGATCCTGGAAGGCGCCGTCAACGGCATCCCCGATGCCGAGCTCAACAAAGAGCTCTACCCGGATGAGCGCTCCTTGACCCCCGGCATCCGGCTCGTCCGCAAGGTCTTTGACAACCTTCTCTCCCCGGCTCCTCTGAGCACGAGTCTGCCGCTCACAAAGGCGCAGGCAACGGAGGTCCTGAACCTCGCCGGCAATCCTTCGGAGGCCGTCGGCGCTACGGCAAACGCCCTCCGGCAGACGACGGTGCTCGCGGAAGAGGCAAACGACCACTTCAGCGCCCTCTCGCCCTACGCGTTCAGTCCCGTCTCCATCCGCAATACGCCGGCAGGCCCGGCAAGCGCGTTCGACGACGCGGACAGGGACGGCGAGATCTGGTTCAAGGCGGCGCATCAGAGAAGCGAGACCGAAGGGCTCAAGGCGGCGGGCAACGCCACCGACTACGACGCGAAGTTCAACACCTTCACGCTCGGCTATGACTTCCCGCAGACGCAGCGAAACATGCGCCACGGCTTATCGGTCAGCTACGGCACGGGCGACGGCGAGCAGGCGCACCTCAGCGATGACATGAAGATCCTCGGTCTGAGCTACTACGCCTCCCTCGCGAACAAGAACAACAACCTGCTCCTCGATGCCGGCTACTACGAGACGGAGCATGAGGTCAGCGGCAATCTCCCCTACGTCGGGGATCGCCTGGACGCGGATTCGAAGACGAAGGTCTTCACGCTCGGCGTCACGAATGAATTCGTGCAGAAGGAGCGCAACAACGTCCTTGTTCCGCATATCGGCCTGCGCTACTCGCATGTGTCCACGCCAAGCTACACCGGCCGTCTCAACGGAGAAGCCGCTTTCCGCTACTCGCCGGAGAGCAAGGATATCTTCACGCTGCCCATCGGCGTCGGCTTCAAGCGCGACTTCCGCAAAGGTGATACGACATATCGCTTCCTCGCGGACTTCTCCTACATCCCGGTCCTCTCGGGCCGTGATGCCACGATGCGGACGCATCTCATCGGCGGCGGCGTCGATTCCTTCGACAACGATGTCGTCAGCCGCAATTCCTACCGCGCGAAGCTCAGCTTCCTCGCGGAGAGCGACAAGTCGTCCTACGGTCTCGACTACAGCTATCGCGGCTCGTCGGATACGACCTCGCACTACGTCGGCGCACGCTTCAACTTCAAGTTTTAAGCGCCGAAGCATACGAAAGAAAATCAGCAGGGAGCGCCGCACTCGCGGCGCTCCCTGCCTGCTTTATGAAGTATATGGGCAAACGAAAACGATACCGCGCGGGCGGTATCGTTTTTGTATTTATATGGTTCCGATTAAATCACATACACGCGGATGGCGTTGGAATTGCCTTCGCTCGACTTGATGCCGGACGTGATGATGGAGAGGTCGCCCTTCTTCGCATAGCCTTCCCTGACAGCAGCCGCCGTAGCCGCATCGAGCATGTCGCGTTCATTTGTCCACATCTTCTCCGCGAGAATCGGCAGGACGCCCCAACGAAGATTGAGGTGACGCACGACGGACGGATCCGGCGTGTAGGCAATGATGCTGGACTTCGGACGATAGTGCGAGACGATGCGGGCCGTGTAGCCGCTCTCGGTCGGCGTGATGATCTCATCGGCGTCGAGCTCGGTCGCCATCTGGACCGTCGCGTGCGCCATCGCCATCGTGCGCGACGTCATGGTCACGACGCCCGTGCCGCGGAACATCTTCTTGTAGTGGAGCGAGGACTCGATGCGCTTCGCGATCGTCTCCATCGTAGCGACGGCGAGGATCGGATAGTCTCCGGACGCCGTCTCGCCGGAGAGCATGATGGCGTCCGTGCCGTCGAGGATGGCGTTCGCGACGTCCGAGGCTTCCGCACGCGTCGGGCGCGGGTTCGAGGTCATGGACTCCAGCATCTGCGTCGCGACGATGACGGGCTTGCCCGCCTTGTTGCACTTCTCGATGATCTCCTTCTGCACGAGCGGCACTTCCTCCGCGGGGATCTCGACGCCGAGGTCGCCGCGCGCGACCATGATGCCGTCGGAGACTTCGAGGATGGAATCCAGGTTCTTGACGCCCTCGAGGTTTTCAATCTTCGGGATGATCTCCATGTGACCGTTGTGCTTCTCGATGAGCTTGCGGATCGCGAGGACATCGGCAGCGCGCTGGATGAAGGATGCCGCGACAAAGTCCATGTCGTGCTCGATGCCGAAGAGGATATCTTTCTCGTCCTGCTCGGAGATAGGAGGAAGTCCGAGCGGCACGCCGGGAGCCGCGACGCGCTTGCGCGTGGACATCGGACCGGAGTTCTGGATCGTCGTGACGATGTCCTTCCCCTCGACAGCGTCGACCTTGAGCGCGACAAGTCCGTCGGACAGGAGAAGTGTATCGCCCGGCTTGACCTCATTGTAGAGGTTCTTATGGTTGACGGAGCACTTTGTCTCGTCGCCGGGCGCGTCATCATACGTAAGCGTAAAGGTCGCGCCCTTTTTGAGCTCTACCTTGCCGGCGGCAAAGTCGCCGAGGCGCATCTCCGGTCCTTTCGTGTCAAGAAGGAGAGAGACGACCTTGCCTGTCGTCTTTGCCGCCTCGCGGACGCGGTTGATGCGCTCCAAGTGCTCCTGATGATTCCCGTGCGAAAAATTGAAACGGGCAACGTTCATGCCGTTTTCAATCATGGCTTCTACAACGCCCGGCTTGTCTGTCGACGGACCTTGGGTGCAAACGATTTTCGTCTTCTTTACCATAGTTACCATAGCTGCTTGTCCCTCCATAAAGGTTTAGCCGTTTCATTCTGCCCGCGACGGCGAGCAATTCATACATATTCATTTTACACTTTTTATACGCCGATGTAAAGGAAGCGTTGCGTAAATCGTCCTACATTTTGAGTACATTTTCAAATGCGGTGATGTGCATCTTCGAGGTAAGCATCTTCGATCTAAATCCGATTGCGCGAAGCGGCCCCATGTAGTAAAATAGACGCACAGATATCATGAAAGGGAGTAATGCCGCATGTCAAACATCCACATTCTGGAGCATCCGCTCATCCAGCACAAGTTCACGCTCTTGCGTGATAAAGCCGTCGGCGCGAAGGACTTCCGCGAGCTTCTGTCCGAAATCTCCATGCTCATGGCGTACGAGATCACGCGCGACTTCCCGACGAAAGAGGTCGAGGTGGAAACGCCTGTCGCCGTCGCCAAGGGCAAAGTGCTCGCCGGAAAGAAGGTCGGTCTCATCCCCATCCTGCGCGCGGGGCTGGGTATGCTTGACGGCATGCTTCGTCTCATCCCCGCGGCAAAGGTCGGTCACGTCGGTCTCTATCGCGACCCCGAGACGCTGAAGCCTGTCGAATACTACTGTAAGCTCCCGACGGATGTCGCGAACCGCAAGCTCATCGTCGTCGATCCGATGCTCGCTACGGGCGGCTCCGCATCCGCCGCCATCACGCTTCTCAAGGAAAAGGGCGCAAAGGACATCATTCTCATGTGTCTCGTCGGCGCTCCCGAGGGCGCAGCGACCATTCAGCGGGATCATCCGGACGTCCCCGTCTACCTTGCCGCGCTCGACGAGAGACTCAACGACCACGGCTATATCGTCCCCGGCCTCGGCGACGCCGGGGACCGCATCTTCGGCACATTGTGAAAACATGAAAACCGGGGCTTCCGCACGTTCCCTTTCGCGCGGAAGCCCCGGTTTTTTTCTAGGAAGCGCTGATAAAATGAAGCCTGTCAGATTGGTGTAGATTTTTCGTTCTATCAAGGAGGCAAACCGGACGCAGAGTGGTGCTCTGTGGAGGAGCTGCCGACAAAGAGAGGGCGGAAAAGATACGCCAAGATGGCTGTGCTGCATTTATCCGTGCTTCCTAATTACTCTTGTCAGCTCGTAGAGCGCGATCTCATCCGTCTCGCGATTTGCCGCGGCGATGATGTCCTTTCCGCCGCGCACGAAGTGGAGCACATTTGCCGCGCCGCAGCCGCGGTCGAGCTCCTGCGCCTCATATTTGCCGTTCTCATACGTGAAGGCAAGCAGCCGCATATCGTCCTGACGCGACCCGAGCACCCATGTGTTCCGTCCGGCAATCTCCCCGCCGAAGATCGCGTGCAGGAACTTGAGTCTCTCCGGATGCTCGTAGGCAATCTCGAACTTCCCGCCTTTCCTCTCGTAGACGCGAATCGTGTCGCCATGGAACGGAGCGATCGCGCACAGTTCTTCCGCGCCGTCCCCGTTGAGATCCAGCAGCAGCGCGTCGCTCGCCGCGTCCGTCGTGAGCGTCTCGATCTCCCACGCGCCGCCGGCTGTCTCGGGCGGGCGGAATTGGAATACGCCGTTGTCCGCGGAGACAATGCTCGACGTGCCGTCGTCTTCCGCGTGGCGACAGTAGCCGTGATTCTTTGTCAGGCCTTCTTTCAATACGGTGAGCTCCAGCTGATGCGCGTCATCGAAGACCGAGAAGTCCGCAGGCAGCTCCGCCGCGAAGACTCTGCCCGGGAAGCGCCAGTCGCCCGGAAACTCGTGACCGCTCTTCAGCGCGCAGGCGATGAGATAATGTCTGCCGCCGCGCTCCAGGATATCGAAGCGATGCACGAAGGGCAGATCGACGAGGGTCCGCATCTCCCAGTCATTTTTACCCTTCGGCGTGACGACGACGATGGACGCCTCCTTCGAGGCGTCCGGCGAGTAGAACTTGCGCGTTGCCAAAAACTGCCCGTCCGTCCCCGGAATCTGCCGCATCGTCATGACCCCGCCCGGTCCCTCCCAGACCGTCTCCTCAATCACACCGTCAGGGCTGATGAGATAGCAGGGCTTGGCCTGCTCCGAGGCGCAGAGGAAGTGCTCCCTGCCCCGGTAGCGGAGCTCTGCGAGCGCATAGCACTTCTCGAGACTCCCGACGACACTTTTCTTCACGTGCAGCATCATGATTTCTCCTTTGGCTTGTATATACGCTTTCTTAAGAACTCTCTGCTATAATGAAGTCCATCCGATTGTTTCTTTTCCGTCCGACTCGGGAGACCCCGCGCCTCATCGAACGACACGCTCCCAGCGCAGTCTCGACAGGAGCCACGTAGCGGCTCCCGCCCGTATCGACTGGTCGATGGCGACCGCCGCCCACGCGCCGATAAGCCCCCAGCCGAACTCGTAGAGAAAGAGCGCCGTGATGATCGGACGCAGGAACGCCACGCTGACAAAGGAATAGGTCGCGACCGCCTTCGTCTTGCCGCTCGCGCGGAGGATGCCCGCGCCGACCATCTGATGCCCCTCGGGGAAGCTCACGAGTGCGACGACCGCCATGATGATCGCCCCCATGTACAGCGCCTCCGGATCGGTGGAGTAAATCATGAAGATCTCCTCGCGGAAGATGTACGTCAGCACAAAGGAGATCGTCGAGAAGATAAACGCCCATCGGAAGGAAAGCCGCTTCGCCTCGCGCCACGCCTTTTCGTCCTTGGCGCCGACCGCGTGTCCCGCGAGAATGGTGCTCCCCTTCCCCAGCCCCGCGGCAAACGCGTAGTAGAAGTCGCAGAAGTTCATGCAGATCGCGTGGATGGCATAGGCGAGCACACCGAGCTCGGCAACCATGCGCGTGTAGAGCACCATGCCGATACGCTCAAAGCCCTGCTCGGAGAAAATGCTCCCGAATACGGGCAGGAATTTTCGGAAATACGCTCTGTCGGGCAGGATATCCGCCGTGTGCAGGACGCGCTCCTTACAGCTCATCCGCAGCGTGAGCAGGAGCGTCCATGCCGTGCCCAGAATCGTGCCGATCGCGGCGCCGAAGACGCCATAGGCGGGAATGGGGCCGAAGCCGAAGATGAAGATGAAGTTGCCGATGACGTTGATGATATTGCCCTGCAGGTTGATGGAGAATACGAACGCCGTCTTGCCGAAGCCGAGCAGAAGCGCCTGCAGAATCGCGGCGAGGGATGTGAAGAACACGCCGAGGAGCGCGAGCTCGGAATACTCCATCGCAAGGGCGATATACGTATCATCCGCTCCCATCCAGCGCAGGATGCTCTCGAGATTGATGTAGAAGCCGATATGGATGACGGTCAGCAGCAGCGTCGACAGCGCCATCGTCTGCGTCGTCATCCGCCCCGCTCCCGCACGGTCTCCCGCGCCGAACCGCTCGGCGGCGACGATGGTCAGCGCCGCCGCAATGGAGCGCGTCACGCAGAGAATCATCATACGCGGCTGCGTGAAGATGGATACGCCCGCGATGGCCGCCGTTCCGAGCACGCCGACCATGATGATGTCCGCTGCCGAGAGCGCGGATATAAAGATGCCCTCCATCGCGGATGGAAACGCAATTTTAAGATACTTCTTGTCACGATTGCCGAACAGCCTCATCATTGAAACCCCTTATCAATTAAACAGTTGCTTAATTATAGCATATCGGGGCGAAATTGCAAGAAAAAAAATACCGTCTTCCCGCGCCGGGCCGCCGCCTCCCGCAGGGGGAGACACGGCAGGCCTCTCGGCGTAAGAACACGGTATTTGCTCTCTCTACGACACCGCGGGATTCTTTTTCAAAGCATCCTTGACGGTATTGCGTGACAGGAACTGCGCCTTGACATTGCCCCTGCTCTGCTGTCTTGCCCTCTCTTCCAGAATATCGTTTGCAATGAAGTTGGTCGGATCAACGCCGATCTGGTGTGTAAAGTTAACGAGATCGTTGCCGTCGATGACATGCTGAATCGTATCCGGCGGGCACTGCGAGAGATCGACATGAAACGGCTTTTCATGCACTCGCGCGTTCAGCGAGGCAAAGACGGTGACAACCGGCGTCTGCGTCTTGCCGAAGGAGACGCGCCGGACAATCGCGTAGCCCAGCGCCGTCCGCATGACCGTGCCGATGGGATAGATGGCGACGTTGTCAAAGAAGAGCTTCAGGAGCTCCGTATCAAAGTGACCGGGCGAATTCTTTGTCATAATCTGATGGACGACGTTCGGCTTGTACGATTTCTTGTACGCGCGGCTCGCGGAGAGCGCGTCAAAGACGTCCGCGATCGCGCAGATGCGCGACATGGGCGGCAGTTTCTCTTCGGTCACGCGGTCCGGATAGCCGCGCCCGTCCATGTGCTCATGGTGCTGCCCCGCAATCATGGCGAGCTGCTCCGCCATGGGGATCGCAAGCTTTTTCAGACGTTCCCGACCCTTTGCCGAATGCGTGCGGATAATCTTGAACTCGTCATCCGTCAGAGAGCCCTTCTTGTTGAGAATCTCGAGCGGTATGTCCACCTTGCCGATATCATGGAGCAGGCCGCCGAGCGTCAGGATGCGTATCTGCTCCTCATCGTACTCCAAGAGCGATCCGAGCATGGAGCAAAGGATGGCGACATTGACGGAATGCGCGTACGTATACGCGTCATGCGCGCGAATATCGGTAAGCTGGACGAGGTTCTCGCGCATCTCATGGACGCTCTTGACGAGACTCTCCGCGGAATTCATGAGCGTATTCACATCGAACTGCTCGTTGCGCTCGAGTGCCGCGAAGGCGGACGATATCGTCTTCACGGCGCGTATGCGCACCTGTTCATCCACGATATCCGGCGGCGGCGGCAGCTTTGAGGTCGTCGACAGGCTCGTCACGTTCATGGAGTCAATGCCGATCTTCTCCAGCTTATCGATATAGCTGTCCGTAAGCTGCGTGCCGCGCGTTAAAAAGGCGCCGCCCTTCGCATTGAAAATGCTCTGCGCCGGTATCATGCCCGGCTTTAACTGTTTTAGATTTAAGCGTATCATAGAGGCAAGCCTCCTCCTGCTATTACGGGTTTTCCTCTATATGAGACAAACGATTCTCTTTCTTAATTTATATTTAATAGTGTGATAATTATAGCACATTAGATTAGAAAATGACAAGGACTTTCATCCCCGTAAAAAAAGAGCCCTTCCGATTTTGAAAGGGCTCTTCGGCCGCGGCACAGGGGGGAAGTGCCGCGGTTAAGGAAACGCGGATATGAAGTCTATCAGCCGACCATGCTCTTTATGTCGCTCTCCACATCCGTAATGCCGCCGATGCCGAAGGTCTCGACGAGAACCTTCCCGACATTCGGCGAGAGGAATGCGGGAAGCGTGGGGCCGAGATGGATATTCTTGACGCCGAGGTGCAGGAGCGCGAGCAGGACGATGACCGCCTTCTGCTCGTACCACGCGATGTTGTACGCTACGGGGAGCTCATTGACGTCCGCGAGGCCGAAGACTTCCTTGAGCTTCAGCGCGATGAGCGCAAGCGAGTAGGAATCGTTGCACTGACCGGCGTCGAGGACGCGCGGAATGCCGCCGATATCGCCGAGCGGAAGCTTGATGTACTTGTACTTCGCGCAGCCTGCCGTGAGGATGACCGTGTCCTTCGGCAGTGCCTCGGCAAATTCCTTGTAGTATCCGCGGCTCTTCATGCGGCCGTCGCAGCCCGCCATGACGATGAACTTCTTGATCGCGCCCGACTTGATCGCATCGACGACCTTGTCCGCCACGGCGAAGACCTGCTCGTGCGCGAAGCCGCCGACGATTTCGCCCTGCTCAAGCTCCTTCGGAGGCGGGCACGTCTTTGCCATCTCGATGACGGCAGAGAAGTCCTTCCTGCCGTCCTTCTCCTCGATGTGCGGACAGCCCGGGAATCCGACCGCCGCCGTCGTGAAGACGCGCGCCTTGTAGCTGTCCTTCGGCGGAACGAGGCAGTTCGTCGTGAAGAGCACGGGGCCTTGGAACGCTTCAAACTCTTCCTTCTGCTGCCACCACGCGTTGCCGTAGTTGCCGACGAGGTGCTTGTACTGCTTGAGCTTCGGATAGTAGTGCGCGGGAAGCATCTCACCGTGCGTGTAGACATCGACACCCGTGCCCTCGGTCTGCTTGAGCAGCTCCTCCAGATCGGCGAGGTCGTGCCCCGTGATGAGGATGCCCGGGTTCTTTCCGACGCCGAGCTGCACCTTCGTGATCTCGGGGTTGCCGTAGCTCTCCGTGTTCGCCTTGTCAAGAAGCGCCATGACGTCGACGCCGAACTTGCCCGTCTCGAGGGCAAGCGCCGTGAGATCATCGCCCGAGAGGCTGTCGTCGAGAAGCATGGAGAGCGCTCTCTGCATGAAGATCTCGATGTCTTCCGACTCGTATCCGAGCGCGTTCGCGTGCTTGAGGTACGCCGCCATGCCCTTCAGTCCGTACATCGTAAGCTCGCGAAAGCTGCGGACATCTTCGTTTTCTGTCGCGAGGACGCCGACCTTCTTTGCCTTTGCTGCAAAGTCCGCCTGCGATCCCGTCCACGTGGCCGCTTCGGGCAGGTTTGCCGTCTCCTTCAGCCTGCCGCGAAGCTCGTCGCGGACGGCGAACGTCTCCGCCGAACGCGCGTCAATGACGTTCTGATCGAAGTTCGCGTTTGTGATCGTGATGAAGAGGTTGAGCGTGATGCGGTGCGCGACGCTCGCGTCAACCGCCTGCCCCTCGCCGCGCAGGCGATGCGCGACCGCCGCGAGTCCCTTCGTCGCGTAGATCAGGAGGTCCTGCGCGGCGGCTACATCCGCCGTCTTACCGCAGACGCCCTGCACCTGACAGCCTTTTCCGCCCGCCGTCTCCTGACACTGAAAGCAAAACATTTTCGGATCCATATAAATCTCTCCTTGCTGTGATAATCTCAATATTTGGGTTTCACTGCATTCATGATAGCAAGGAGTTATACAAGGATTCGGTAATATAAATTACGATAAATATTATCAAAAGAAAAAGCCCCCCGAAGGGGGCTCTCGCAGCGTCGTACAACGGCGGCTTCCTAAAGGAAACACAGGGCGACGCGGCGTCGTTTCTTAAAATTTCACATTGACACCCACGCCGACACCGTGCTCATCTTTGCCATAATCCGTCGAGAAGTTATGGTAGTTGACATTCAAATCCACATTGAGCAGCAGATTCTTGTTCAGGCCGACCTGGAACTCGTTGAAGTCCGCTCCCGTGATGAAGGACGTATACGCCTCCATGTCGATGACGGGAATCGTCGGCGAGGACAGGGCAAGGCCCGCATAGAAGTTGTTCTCGTCGCCCGGCAGATGGTTGCGGTAGCCGCCGAGCAGCTTGACGTTGTTGCCGACGAGATCGTACTGCGCGTAGTAATCGTTCTGATCATCGTACGAATCGCGGTCCGCGCGCGCATATCCCAGCGTGACCCGGTTGTTGAGCTTGTGCTCGATGAACATATCCTCGGTACCGACACCGACGGTAGTGTCATGCGCGCCGGACTTCTGAATCGGCTGCGCAAAGGCTGTCGTTGTCGTGAGGACACCGAGTGCAACGAGTAATGCGATCTTTTTCATGTCATTCCCTCCTAAAGATCTTACATTGACGCGTGCTCTCTCTTCCCGCCCATGTACTTCGTCGTCTTACGCGACTTTCCCTTTAGGATGCGAATTAGAATTCTGTAATTTGCCCGTTACTTCGTCGGAGGCGTGATGACCTCGACCCCTCCCATATAGGGGACGAG
This portion of the Selenomonas sp. TAMA-11512 genome encodes:
- a CDS encoding MATE family efflux transporter, which gives rise to MMRLFGNRDKKYLKIAFPSAMEGIFISALSAADIIMVGVLGTAAIAGVSIFTQPRMMILCVTRSIAAALTIVAAERFGAGDRAGAGRMTTQTMALSTLLLTVIHIGFYINLESILRWMGADDTYIALAMEYSELALLGVFFTSLAAILQALLLGFGKTAFVFSINLQGNIINVIGNFIFIFGFGPIPAYGVFGAAIGTILGTAWTLLLTLRMSCKERVLHTADILPDRAYFRKFLPVFGSIFSEQGFERIGMVLYTRMVAELGVLAYAIHAICMNFCDFYYAFAAGLGKGSTILAGHAVGAKDEKAWREAKRLSFRWAFIFSTISFVLTYIFREEIFMIYSTDPEALYMGAIIMAVVALVSFPEGHQMVGAGILRASGKTKAVATYSFVSVAFLRPIITALFLYEFGWGLIGAWAAVAIDQSIRAGAATWLLSRLRWERVVR
- the pyk gene encoding pyruvate kinase gives rise to the protein MVKKTKIVCTQGPSTDKPGVVEAMIENGMNVARFNFSHGNHQEHLERINRVREAAKTTGKVVSLLLDTKGPEMRLGDFAAGKVELKKGATFTLTYDDAPGDETKCSVNHKNLYNEVKPGDTLLLSDGLVALKVDAVEGKDIVTTIQNSGPMSTRKRVAAPGVPLGLPPISEQDEKDILFGIEHDMDFVAASFIQRAADVLAIRKLIEKHNGHMEIIPKIENLEGVKNLDSILEVSDGIMVARGDLGVEIPAEEVPLVQKEIIEKCNKAGKPVIVATQMLESMTSNPRPTRAEASDVANAILDGTDAIMLSGETASGDYPILAVATMETIAKRIESSLHYKKMFRGTGVVTMTSRTMAMAHATVQMATELDADEIITPTESGYTARIVSHYRPKSSIIAYTPDPSVVRHLNLRWGVLPILAEKMWTNERDMLDAATAAAVREGYAKKGDLSIITSGIKSSEGNSNAIRVYVI
- the upp gene encoding uracil phosphoribosyltransferase, translating into MSNIHILEHPLIQHKFTLLRDKAVGAKDFRELLSEISMLMAYEITRDFPTKEVEVETPVAVAKGKVLAGKKVGLIPILRAGLGMLDGMLRLIPAAKVGHVGLYRDPETLKPVEYYCKLPTDVANRKLIVVDPMLATGGSASAAITLLKEKGAKDIILMCLVGAPEGAATIQRDHPDVPVYLAALDERLNDHGYIVPGLGDAGDRIFGTL
- a CDS encoding HD-GYP domain-containing protein, translating into MIRLNLKQLKPGMIPAQSIFNAKGGAFLTRGTQLTDSYIDKLEKIGIDSMNVTSLSTTSKLPPPPDIVDEQVRIRAVKTISSAFAALERNEQFDVNTLMNSAESLVKSVHEMRENLVQLTDIRAHDAYTYAHSVNVAILCSMLGSLLEYDEEQIRILTLGGLLHDIGKVDIPLEILNKKGSLTDDEFKIIRTHSAKGRERLKKLAIPMAEQLAMIAGQHHEHMDGRGYPDRVTEEKLPPMSRICAIADVFDALSASRAYKKSYKPNVVHQIMTKNSPGHFDTELLKLFFDNVAIYPIGTVMRTALGYAIVRRVSFGKTQTPVVTVFASLNARVHEKPFHVDLSQCPPDTIQHVIDGNDLVNFTHQIGVDPTNFIANDILEERARQQSRGNVKAQFLSRNTVKDALKKNPAVS
- a CDS encoding autotransporter outer membrane beta-barrel domain-containing protein — encoded protein: MKKELTRDELLTRAVVFTAVTGSIMTLPHAGEAATKFNEHNYATQIIVDQTDGQEWYTDSEGNTRTKMYVPRGDFISPTDKSKSTTTHSDQLNVISITDKGVQSQTVSYYNYPKSWKTDDTVALPNHKETQDWYHPDASPDLIVSNDETASAFKYDRPVVRDAVPVAPGAEVRVLDKGEAIVVVAEEAKAPELTLTTGNLRQKAFNAAGELVSSGDAYHGTAEDGGSLSIAVQPSASNVNYRQTDYLSAMLHHTADAQALRDAIPSYESVSADLSNVYFKAVGGDISFVNGSVTVQANHLYGANNTTKVTRKDNYEFPDKSRFNGKIHIGSSKDEAGHTANYVPQRARVVLAGDTAFNAQNSSSDFTWNDYADNTITNAKDFIKLNPSGTLAGASAQLLDTADAAKPTVRTDAGNAIDFNGGILELTDATLTDTQLERAQDAVNKESDSQSLFTAWRDALKNGAAWTSSVHAPSVVRASASTKVTKDSTTMPSVADFSDTSQWEYDKYADVLNVLAANSLKNTSELGLVTLPGRNQFNLINSRSYVSHHDSSDDPDDWFESSDPYAGTSGIQRNIHASYINFDTAPTRILIGDDRHLTLSDGQGNHLIKIDGSDPAAGTNDVIPILVEGNSVLTLGGTVNSDNTLWANVTVNGTTTSNDSSALSSISGGAVLEVTNGTKTVNSVKANKAAIVLHRSGSLTADDLSTTAAADGTITATNGSRITVKDGGTLKAEKITLTTNSVMDVEAGSYVRANEITGSGFTLNYADAALDALGRRMETKLQNIRVTGKSTVHVGNENAAGDLHLKKTSVLTDSDVLLDPAWVDDSLNTLGYNPLDTGTYTRAFSHASTFSDTLSKRPSTVPGAADIEANALDYRLTVGRQSIASLGSTLEGSTSIERNRDAMRTFRESRFDWGESDDHAKNVTAALYLDQPVKLTYASSTDVGTNPNFNAAGTIHRTLVGGLTVDGDVTFTTGTKATPGHIVFGQDSLLMLNAAHIGTGPVLSSEDGRIDNTPSNFATISVDENARLYLTNITTRGVGVDNGQVINLIGNLNVANGEGWLNPNSVRQIYTYPLFGVVLDDVLHSGTPSANYHYIKVYRKSVTDVLPDTILEGAVNGIPDAELNKELYPDERSLTPGIRLVRKVFDNLLSPAPLSTSLPLTKAQATEVLNLAGNPSEAVGATANALRQTTVLAEEANDHFSALSPYAFSPVSIRNTPAGPASAFDDADRDGEIWFKAAHQRSETEGLKAAGNATDYDAKFNTFTLGYDFPQTQRNMRHGLSVSYGTGDGEQAHLSDDMKILGLSYYASLANKNNNLLLDAGYYETEHEVSGNLPYVGDRLDADSKTKVFTLGVTNEFVQKERNNVLVPHIGLRYSHVSTPSYTGRLNGEAAFRYSPESKDIFTLPIGVGFKRDFRKGDTTYRFLADFSYIPVLSGRDATMRTHLIGGGVDSFDNDVVSRNSYRAKLSFLAESDKSSYGLDYSYRGSSDTTSHYVGARFNFKF
- the hcp gene encoding hydroxylamine reductase, with the translated sequence MDPKMFCFQCQETAGGKGCQVQGVCGKTADVAAAQDLLIYATKGLAAVAHRLRGEGQAVDASVAHRITLNLFITITNANFDQNVIDARSAETFAVRDELRGRLKETANLPEAATWTGSQADFAAKAKKVGVLATENEDVRSFRELTMYGLKGMAAYLKHANALGYESEDIEIFMQRALSMLLDDSLSGDDLTALALETGKFGVDVMALLDKANTESYGNPEITKVQLGVGKNPGILITGHDLADLEELLKQTEGTGVDVYTHGEMLPAHYYPKLKQYKHLVGNYGNAWWQQKEEFEAFQGPVLFTTNCLVPPKDSYKARVFTTAAVGFPGCPHIEEKDGRKDFSAVIEMAKTCPPPKELEQGEIVGGFAHEQVFAVADKVVDAIKSGAIKKFIVMAGCDGRMKSRGYYKEFAEALPKDTVILTAGCAKYKYIKLPLGDIGGIPRVLDAGQCNDSYSLALIALKLKEVFGLADVNELPVAYNIAWYEQKAVIVLLALLHLGVKNIHLGPTLPAFLSPNVGKVLVETFGIGGITDVESDIKSMVG